One Syngnathoides biaculeatus isolate LvHL_M chromosome 4, ASM1980259v1, whole genome shotgun sequence DNA window includes the following coding sequences:
- the LOC133499231 gene encoding general transcription factor II-I repeat domain-containing protein 2A-like isoform X2, which translates to MKPVMEIVNYIRTHALNHRQFRNIIAELHQGLPGDLPLHCTVRWLSKSKVLSRFFELLDAVKLFMEEKDKDYPELSDLEWIMDLAFSVDMLCHLDRLNLTLQASDQVTSAAMKKKDRYATLAANLHKSFVTRFCDLQLKRPQITFLVDPLNVDTDCLKAPLVTDVAAAELEMIDLCEADQLKAVLR; encoded by the exons ATGAAGCCTGTGATGGAAATCGTCAACTACATCCGCACACATGCGCTTAACCACAGGCAATTCAGGAATATCATCGCTGAGCTTCACCAAGGGCTTCCAGGTGACCTGCCGCTGCACTGCACTGTGAGGTGGCTGTCAAAAAGCAAGGTACTTTCTCGCTTCTTTGAGCTTTTGGATGCTGTGAAACTGTTCATGGAAGAGAAGGACAAGGACTATCCCGAGCTCTCAGACCTCGAGTGGATTATGGATCTGGCATTTTCAGTCGACATGCTGTGTCACTTGGACAGACTGAACCTGACCCTGCAGG CCAGTGACCAAGTCACCAGCGCTGccatgaaaaagaaagacagaTATGCAACACTGGCTGCAAACCTGCACAAAAGCTTTGTGACCCGGTTCTGTGATCTACAACTAAAAAGACCACAGATTACGTTCCTCGTCGACCCATTAAATGTGGACACAGACTGTTTGAAAGCCCCGCTCGTCACAGATGTGGCTGCGGCTGAGTTGGAGATGATCGACCTTTGTGAGGCGGACCAACTGAAAGCTGTTTTAAGG taa
- the LOC133499231 gene encoding general transcription factor II-I repeat domain-containing protein 2A-like isoform X1, protein MKPVMEIVNYIRTHALNHRQFRNIIAELHQGLPGDLPLHCTVRWLSKSKVLSRFFELLDAVKLFMEEKDKDYPELSDLEWIMDLAFSVDMLCHLDRLNLTLQASDQVTSAAMKKKDRYATLAANLHKSFVTRFCDLQLKRPQITFLVDPLNVDTDCLKAPLVTDVAAAELEMIDLCEADQLKAVLRVGTIEFWKSVPIEK, encoded by the exons ATGAAGCCTGTGATGGAAATCGTCAACTACATCCGCACACATGCGCTTAACCACAGGCAATTCAGGAATATCATCGCTGAGCTTCACCAAGGGCTTCCAGGTGACCTGCCGCTGCACTGCACTGTGAGGTGGCTGTCAAAAAGCAAGGTACTTTCTCGCTTCTTTGAGCTTTTGGATGCTGTGAAACTGTTCATGGAAGAGAAGGACAAGGACTATCCCGAGCTCTCAGACCTCGAGTGGATTATGGATCTGGCATTTTCAGTCGACATGCTGTGTCACTTGGACAGACTGAACCTGACCCTGCAGG CCAGTGACCAAGTCACCAGCGCTGccatgaaaaagaaagacagaTATGCAACACTGGCTGCAAACCTGCACAAAAGCTTTGTGACCCGGTTCTGTGATCTACAACTAAAAAGACCACAGATTACGTTCCTCGTCGACCCATTAAATGTGGACACAGACTGTTTGAAAGCCCCGCTCGTCACAGATGTGGCTGCGGCTGAGTTGGAGATGATCGACCTTTGTGAGGCGGACCAACTGAAAGCTGTTTTAAGGGTAGGGACCATTGAGTTCTGGAAAAGTGTACCAATTGAAAAATAA